From Pseudoramibacter sp.:
GTTCCCGATCGGGGATATGGACAAGCACGAAGTGCGGGAAATCGCTGAAAAATACGGGCTTTCCACAGCGAAGAAGAAAGATTCTACGGGAATCTGCTTTATCGGAGAACGCAATTTCGGACAGTTTCTGCACCAGTACATGGCCAACAAACCAGGCAATATTGTAGATCTCGAAGGCCATGTCAAAGGGCGCCACAACGGCCTCATGTATTACACCCTGGGGCAGCGCCGGGGCCTCGGCATTGGCGGAGAAGGCACCGGAGAACCGTGGTTTGTCGTTGAAAAAGACATGGCCACGAACAATCTGATCGTGGTCCAGGGCGATCATCATCCGGCCCTTTATTCCAAGGCGCTCAAGGCCTCAAAAATGAGCTGGGTAGCGGATCAGACGCCGGAAGACCGGCAGTTCAAGTGCACGGCAAAATTCAGATACCGGCAGCCGGATCAGGGCGTTGCAGTCGAGGTTATCGACGATACCCATATCAAAGTAGTCTTCGATCAGCCCCAGCGCGCCGTGACACCGGGGCAGGAAGTGGTGCTGTATCAGGGCGATGTGTGCCTTGGCGGCGGCACCATCGATACCATTGAAAAGATGGACGGCCGCGTCCAGACTCATTAGGAGTGCGCAATGGGTGAACATTACAAAGCGTCCCTTTCCACGCTGGTCTACATTGAAGATCCCGAAACCCACAAAATCCTGATGCTTCACCGCGTGAAAAAGCATCACGATGTGAATCACGGTAAATGGATCGGCATCGGCGGGCATTTTGAAAAAGACGAAAGCCCTGAAGACTGCCTGTTGCGGGAAGTGCGGGAGGAAACCGGACTGACTTTGACCAAGTGGCGCTTCCAAGGCATTGTTACTTTTATCTCCGGAGACGGGGTGACGGAGTATATGCATTTATACACCGCAGATGCTTTTACGGGAACCCTGCACGACTGTGATGAAGGGGAACTGAAATGGGTTGAAAAGCAGGACGTCTTAAAGCTCAATCTCTGGGAAGGCGACCGCATCTTTTTTCGTTTGATTTTAGAAGATCCCGATTTCTTTTCTTTGAAGCTGGTTTATGACGGCAGCGGCCGCCTCTGTTCTGCGGTTCAGGACGGCCGCGAGATGGAACTGTTCGATGTGCTCGATGAATCGGGACAGCCCACAGGAATTATCAGAGAGCGGAATGTCTGCCACCGCGACGGCAGTCTCCAC
This genomic window contains:
- a CDS encoding NUDIX domain-containing protein; protein product: MGEHYKASLSTLVYIEDPETHKILMLHRVKKHHDVNHGKWIGIGGHFEKDESPEDCLLREVREETGLTLTKWRFQGIVTFISGDGVTEYMHLYTADAFTGTLHDCDEGELKWVEKQDVLKLNLWEGDRIFFRLILEDPDFFSLKLVYDGSGRLCSAVQDGREMELFDVLDESGQPTGIIRERNVCHRDGSLHGTVHIWFLRKNRGKWQVLLQKRSASKDSNPGRYDISSAGHIPSGETPIRAAIREVGEELGLIVTASDLIKIGTHRAGFSAHFHGKPFVDQELSHVYLCFKPFALEDLTLQKSEVESVKWFDLEAARRGIRDQSIPNCIHADEFDMVLDEILRRKEKTLAEE
- the mnmA gene encoding tRNA 2-thiouridine(34) synthase MnmA: MKIVVGMSGGVDSSVAALLLKQAGHDVIGIFMKNWDESDESGACTATEDYEDVRRVCEKIDIPYYTVNFEKEYQDRVFKDFLEEYKRGRTPNPDVLCNKEIKFKAFLDYAMKVAGAEKLATGHYARVRKNEMTGRYEMLKAADGNKDQTYFLCQLGQAQLSKTLFPIGDMDKHEVREIAEKYGLSTAKKKDSTGICFIGERNFGQFLHQYMANKPGNIVDLEGHVKGRHNGLMYYTLGQRRGLGIGGEGTGEPWFVVEKDMATNNLIVVQGDHHPALYSKALKASKMSWVADQTPEDRQFKCTAKFRYRQPDQGVAVEVIDDTHIKVVFDQPQRAVTPGQEVVLYQGDVCLGGGTIDTIEKMDGRVQTH